One genomic region from Populus nigra chromosome 8, ddPopNigr1.1, whole genome shotgun sequence encodes:
- the LOC133701592 gene encoding DNA-directed RNA polymerase V subunit 1-like has translation MDENSQSSIFDGEITGIRFGLATQKEICTASISDCPISHSSQLTNPFLGLPLEFGKCESCGTSEPGKCEGHFGFIHLPIPIYHPSHISELKRMLSLICLKCLKLKRNKIQIKSNGVAERLLSCCEECAQISIREVKNTDGACFLELKLPSRSRLRDGFWNFLERYGFRYGDDFTRPLLPCEVMQILKRIPAETRKKLSGKGYFPQDGYILQQLPVPPNCLSVPVVSDGITVMSSDLSISMLKKVLKQAEVIRSSRSGAPNFDAHKDEATSLQSMVDQYLQVRGTTKTSRDVDTRYGVKKESSESTTKAWLEKMRTLFIRKGSGFSSRSVITGDAYTLVNQVGIPYEIAQRITFEERVSVHNMRYLQELVDNKLCLTYKDGSSTYSLREGSKGHTFLRPGQVVHRRIMDGDIVFINRPPTTHKHSLQALSVYVHDDHAVKINPLICGPLSADFDGDCVHLFYPQSLAAKAEVLELFSVEKQLLSSHSGNLNLQLTTDSLLSLKMMFKACFLGKSAAQQLAMFISPYLPQPALLKVNCFFPHWTAHQILQMALPACFNCSGERFLIINSNFLKVDFNRDVVASVINEILISMFFEKGSGAVLKFFNSLQPMLMENLFSEGFSVSLEDFSISRAVKQRIPESFKAISPLLCNLRSTFNELVELQVENHIREMKQPVREFILTSSALGYLIDSKSDAAVTKVVQQIGFLGLQVSDRGKLYSKTLVEDLATHFLSKYPANLFDYPSAQYGLIQNSFFHGLDAYEEMAHSISTREVIVRSSRGLSEPGTLFKNLMAILRDVVICYDGTVRNVSSNSIIQFEYGVKVGTESQSLFPAGEPVGVLAATAMSNPAYKAVLDSTPSSNCSWDMMKEILLCKVGFKNDLADRRVILYLNDCGCGRNYCQERAAYLVKNHLEKVSLKDIAKCFMIEYKSQQIPESFGSDAGLVGHVHLDKRKLQDLNITAQVILEKCQETVNTFRKKKKVGNLFKKTILLVSESCSFQQCIDESPCLMFFWQGADDVHLERTSNILADMICPVLLETIIKGDHRISCANIIWATPETTTWIRNPSRTQKGELALDIVLEKSVVKKSGDAWRIVLDSCLPVLHLINTTRSIPYAIKQVQELLGVSCAFDTAVQRLSKSVTMVAKGVLKEHLILLGNSMTCAGSLIGFYTGGYKTLSRSLDIQVPFTEATLFTPRKCFEKAAEKCHTDSLSSIVASCAWGKHVTVGTGSHFDVLWDTKEACLNPEGSMDVYSFLNMVRSTAGGEESVTACLGAEVDDLMLEDEDWNLSPEHNSSSDKPTFEDSAEFQDFLGNQPAESNWEKISSLKDRSRSSGNWDVDKNDGAVKEKPWSLGMNTAEANDVASSGWDTAAARTTNNSWNSENNVAQSNSFSGWATKKPEPHNGFATKVQEEPTTSNDWDAGAAWGRKDRDNKFAETNASKSWWGKVTDGDESGQNKSKNKRPEDQDVGTHGWDDKMSQDQSISGWASKTTQEATTESLGWDSKGNSNPGDAACGWKAASTWGAENTDGDKLWGKEVSSNQADTASGWGKPKSPEISLGWGSPKESVKSDRGWGMSSSGGGRDKKTENQSLAGQGKESGGWGNKVTSNQADTASGWGKPKSSENSQGWGLSKESGKEVHGWGVPNSAGGNGSETNNNNENQSLVEQGKESGWDNKASSNQEGTASGWGKPKSPALSEGWGSPREPVKAVHGWGVPNSGGGNGGGRDQQWGQQSREFKKDRFEGSRGWGSNNGDWKNKRNRPSKPHEDLNASGIFTTTRQRLDVFTSQEQDILSDIEPLMLSIRRIMHQTGYNDGDPLSADDQSYVLDNVFHYHPDKAVKMGAGIDHVTVSRHSNFQESRCFYIVSTDGCKQDFSYRKCLENFIKGKYPDLADEFIAKYFARRGNRQRTPAPEGTEEEKQAL, from the exons ATGGatgaaaattctcaatcaagcATTTTTGATGGGGAGATAACTGGAATCAGATTTGGTTTGGCAACTCAGAAGGAAATT TGTACAGCATCCATCAGTGATTGCCCTATCAGCCATTCCAGTCAGCTGACTAATCCCTTCCTTGGTTTGCCACTTGAATTTGGCAAATGTGAATCTTGTGGCACTTCTGAACCAGGAAAATGTGAAG GTCATTTTGGATTCATCCACTTGCCAATTCCTATATATCATCCTAGCCATATTAGTGAGTTGAAGCGAATGCTGAGCTTGATATGTTTGAAGTGCTTAAAGTTAAAAAGGAACAAG ATTCAAATCAAGAGTAATGGTGTGGCTGAACGGTTGCTTTCATGCTGTGAG GAGTGTGCACAAATTTCTATTAGAGAGGTTAAGAATACAGATGGCGCTTGTTTCTTAGAACTAAAGCTGCCTTCTAGGTCCAGACTAAGGGATGGTTTCTGGAATTTCCTAGAAAGATATGGTTTTCGCTATGGTGATGACTTTACACGACCATTGCTCCCCTGTGAG GTCATGCAAATTCTGAAGAGAATTCCTGCGGAGACTAGAAAAAAGCTAAGTGGAAAAGGATATTTCCCCCAGGATGGTTATATCCTACAACAGTTACCTGTCCCTCCGAACTGTCTATCAGTTCCAGTTGTTTCAGATGGAATTACTGTCATGTCTTCA GATCTCTCTATATCCATGCTTAAGAAAGTTCTTAAGCAAGCTGAAGTGATCAGAAGCTCACGGTCAGGTGCACCAAATTTTGATGCACACAAAGATGAAGCTACTTCCTTGCAATCAATGGTCGATCAGTATCTTCAAGTTAGGGGCACAACGAAGACATCCCGTGATGTAGATACTCGTTATGGGGTAAAAAAGGAATCCAGCGAATCCACAACCAAAGCATGGCTTGAAAAGATGAGGACTCTGTTTATAAGAAAAGGCTCTGGATTCTCTTCTCGCAGTGTCATAACTGGAGATGCGTACACACTAGTGAACCAAGTTGGGATCCCCTATGAGATTGCTCAAAGAATTACATTCGAGGAGAGGGTCAGTGTGCATAACATGAGATATCTACAAGAGCTTGTGGATAACAAATTGTGCCTGACATACAAGGATGGTTCTTCCACCTACTCTCTAAGGGAAGGTTCCAAGGGTCATACTTTTCTTCGACCTGGGCAAGTTGTTCATAGGCGGATTATGGATGGAGACATTGTCTTTATTAATAGACCACCGACAACTCACAAACATTCATTGCAAGCACTTTCAGTGTATGTTCATGATGATCATGCAGTTAAGATTAATCCTCTGATATGTGGGCCTTTAAGTGCTGATTTTGATGGTGATTGTGTTCACCTATTCTATCCTCAGTCCCTTGCTGCGAAAGCTGAAGTCTTGGAGCTTTTCTCAGTGGAGAAACAATTGCTTAGCTCCCATAGTGGCAATCTGAATTTACAGCTGACAACAGATTCACTTTTGTCATTGAAGATGATGTTCAAGGCCTGCTTTTTGGGCAAATCAGCTGCTCAGCAACTAGCAATGTTTATATCACCTTATTTGCCACAACCAGCTTTGTTGAAGGTCAACTGTTTTTTCCCACACTGGACTGCACATCAGATTCTCCAGATGGCTTTACCAGCATGCTTCAACTGCTCTGGAGAGAGATTCTTGATCATCAACAGTAATTTTTTGAAGGTTGATTTCAACAGGGATGTTGTGGCATCAGTAATTAATGAAATTCTGATCTCAATGTTCTTTGAGAAGGGTTCTGGTGCAGTGCTCAAGTTCTTTAACTCCTTGCAGCCCATGCTGATGGAAAATTTGTTCTCTGAAGGCTTCAGTGTTAGTTTGGAAGATTTCTCCATCTCTCGGGCAGTCAAACAAAGGATCCCAGAAAGTTTCAAGGCCATTTCTCCCTTGCTTTGTAATTTAAGATCCACCTTCAATGAGCTGGTTGAGTTGCAAGTGGAGAATCACATCCGGGAGATGAAACAGCCAGTTAGAGAATTCATTTTAACTTCCTCTGCCTTGGGTTATTTGATTGACTCTAAGAGCGATGCAGCTGTTACTAAGGTTGTTCAGCAAATTGGCTTCTTGGGCTTGCAAGTTTCTGATAGGGGAAAACTTTACTCGAAAACTCTTGTTGAAGATTTGGCCACCCATTTTCTGAGCAAATATCCTGCCAATTTGTTTGATTATCCTTCTGCCCAGTATGGCTTGATTCAAAACAGTTTTTTTCATGGGTTGGATGCATATGAGGAGATGGCTCATTCCATTTCTACGAGAGAAGTCATTGTGCGCTCATCTAGAGGATTGTCTGAGCCAGGAACATTGTTCAAAAACCTAATGGCCATCCTCCGGGATGTGGTAATTTGCTATGATGGCACTGTAAGAAATGTCAGCAGCAACTCAATCATCCAATTCGAGTATGGTGTGAAGGTGGGAACTGAGTCCCAAAGTTTATTCCCAGCTGGTGAACCTGTTGGCGTCTTAGCTGCCACTGCAATGTCCAATCCTGCATATAAGGCTGTTCTTGATTCTACTCCAAGTAGCAATTGCTCTTGGGATATGATGAAG gAAATACTTCTTTGCAAAGTTGGTTTCAAGAATGACCTAGCTGATCGACGTGTGATTTTATACCTGAATGACTGTGGCTGTGGTAGAAATTATTGCCAAGAAAGAGCAGCATATTTGGTCAAGAATCACTTGGAAAAAGTCAGTCTTAAAGATATTGCCAAGTGTTTTATGATTGA ATACAAGAGTCAACAGATACCAGAAAGTTTTGGAAGTGATGCAGGCCTTGTTGGTCATGTTCATCTTGATAAG AGGAAGTTGCAAGATTTGAACATTACTGCTCAGGTGATTCTTGAGAAGTGCCAAGAGACTGTCAACACATttcgaaagaagaaaaaagttggCAATCTTTTTAAGAAGACAATTTTGTTGGTCAG TGAAAGTTGCTCTTTCCAGCAATGTATAGATGAATCACCATGCTTGATGTTCTTCTGGCAAGGTGCCGATGATGTTCATTTGGAGAGGACTTCAAACATTCTTGCTGACATGATTTGCCCAGTTCTGCTGGAAACAATCATCAAAG GTGACCATCGAATTTCCTGTGCAAATATAATTTGGGCAACTCCAGAGACAACAACTTGGATAAGAAACCCATCCAGGACTCAAAAGGGGGAGTTGGCTTTGGATATTGTTCTGGAGAAATCTGTTGTTAAGAAAAGTGGTGATGCTTGGAGAATAGTCTTGGACTCATGTCTTCCAGTTCTTCATTTAATCAACACCACACGTTCAATTCCTTATGCGATTAAACAAGTTCAGGAATTGTTGGGAGTTTCCTGTGCATTTGACACAGCAGTTCAG CGCCTCTCAAAATCAGTGACCATGGTGGCAAAGGGTGTTCTGAAAGAGCATCTCATTTTACTCGGGAACAGTATGACATGTGCTGGAAGCTTGATTGGCTTCTACACTGGAGGTTATAAAACATTGTCTCGATCATTGGATATCCAAGTGCCATTTACTGAGGCCACACTCTTT ACACCgagaaaatgttttgaaaaggCTGCAGAGAAGTGCCACACTGATTCTTTATCAAGTATAGTTGCTTCTTGTGCATGGGGCAAGCATGTTACTGTTGGAACAGGTTCACACTTTGATGTCCTGTGGGACACAAAAGAG GCATGCTTGAATCCAGAGGGCAGCATGGATGTATACAGTTTTCTAAATATGGTGAGAAGTACTGCAGGTGGAGAAGAGTCAGTTACTGCTTGTTTAGGTGCTGAAGTTGATGATCTTATGCTGGAAGATGAAGACTGGAACCTGTCACCTGAGCATAACTCTAGTTCTGATAAGCCTACCTTTGAAGACAGTGCTGAATTTCAAGACTTTTTAGGCAATCAACCTGCTGAATCGAACTGGGAAAAGATTTCATCTTTAAAGGATCGGTCTAGAAGCTCTGGAAATTGGGATGTTGATAAAAATGATGGAGCTGTTAAGGAAAAACCTTGGAGTTTGGGAATGAATACAGCCGAGGCAAATGATGTTGCTTCCAGTGGCTGGGACACAGCAGCTGCCAGGACGACAAATAACTCCTGGAATTCAGAGAATAATGTAGCTCAGTCCAATTCCTTTTCTGGTTGGGCAACAAAAAAACCTGAACCCCACAATGGCTTTGCAACAAAAGTTCAAGAAGAACCTACCACGTCCAATGATTGGGATGCTGGTGCTGCCTGGGGGAGAAAGGACAGAGACAACAAGTTTGCTGAGACAAATGCATCAAAGTCTTGGTGGGGGAAGGTAACAGATGGTGATGAATCTGgacaaaacaaaagcaaaaacaaacgtCCAGAAGACCAAGATGTAGGGACACATGGTTGGGACGATAAGATGTCTCAGGACCAGTCAATATCTGGTTGGGCTTCTAAAACTACCCAGGAGGCTACCACTGAATCCCTCGGTTGGGATAGCAAGGGCAATTCAAATCCGGGAGATGCAGCATGTGGTTGGAAGGCAGCATCCACTTGGGGGGCAGAAAATACTGATGGTGATAAACTTTGGGGTAAAGAGGTGTCTTCTAATCAGGCAGACACAGCCTCTGGTTGGGGGAAACCTAAGTCACCAGAAATTTCACTAGGCTGGGGCTCGCCCAAAGAGTCAGTTAAGTCAGATCGTGGATGGGGGATGTCGAGTTCTGGAGGTGGCAGGGATAAAAAGACTGAAAACCAATCTCTGGCTGGCCAAGGGAAAGAGTCAGGTGGTTGGGGTAACAAGGTGACTTCGAATCAGGCAGACACGGCCAGTGGTTGGGGGAAACCAAAGTCATCAGAAAATTCACAAGGCTGGGGCTTGTCCAAAGAGTCTGGTAAGGAAGTTCATGGATGGGGGGTTCCAAATTCTGCAGGTGGCAACGGAagtgaaacaaataacaataatgaaaacCAATCTCTGGTGGAGCAAGGGAAAGAGTCAGGTTGGGATAACAAGGCATCTTCAAATCAGGAAGGCACGGCCTCTGGTTGGGGGAAACCAAAGTCACCAGCACTTTCAGAAGGCTGGGGCTCACCCAGAGAGCCAGTTAAGGCAGTTCATGGATGGGGGGTGCCAAATTCTGGAGGTGGCAATGGAGGTGGAAGGGATCAGCAATGGGGTCAGCAGAGTAGAGAGTTCAAGAAAGACCGCTTTGAAGGTTCTCGAGGTTGGGGATCGAATAATGGAGATTGGAAAAATAAGAGGAACCGCCCTTCTAAACCGCATGAGGATTTAAATGCCAGTGGAATATTTACCACAACCAGGCAGCGGTTAGATGTATTCACTTCTCAAGAGCAGGATATCCTCTCTGATATTGAGCCATTGATGCTTTCTATTAGAAGGATAATGCATCAAACTGG GTACAATGATGGGGATCCATTATCTGCCGATGATCAGTCTTATGTGCTTGATAATGTCTTTCATTATCATCCAGACAAAGCAGTGAAGATGGGTGCTGGAATTGATCATGTCACG GTTAGCAGGCACAGCAATTTCCAGGAGAGCAGGTGCTTCTACATTGTCTCAACTGATGGCTGCAAACAAGATTTTTCATACCGCAAATGTCTGGAGAATTTTATCAAGGGAAAATATCCAGACTTGGCTGATGAATTCATTGCAAAGTATTTTGCAAGAAGAGGCAATCGGCAGCGCACCCCAGCTCCCGAGGGAACCGAGGAGGAGAAACAGGCCTTGTGA
- the LOC133701464 gene encoding LOW QUALITY PROTEIN: L-type lectin-domain containing receptor kinase V.9-like (The sequence of the model RefSeq protein was modified relative to this genomic sequence to represent the inferred CDS: deleted 2 bases in 1 codon): MNRILETMFYKCHVGIFLLMIEVAASIENGFVFNGNFDLGGVAELSQKGLFRLTNSSSFGIGRAFFSQPLSFKNSSNGTSVSFSTTFVFAFVVDQGRLPGHGMAFMIAPSKNLTGASSAQNLGLFNSTNNGDPSNHVVAIELDTFQNEEFNDINGNHVGIDVNSLESVKSAPAGYFDNENGEFKNLVLSSGEPMQAWVEYDAPETQLNVTLAPIHTGKPNLPLLSLNIDISPIILEQMYVGFSSSTGQLVQSHYVLGWSFRLDGKAPELDLSQLPSYSGKEQPQRKERELVVGLSATGVVLLIIVTIPISIILWRRKKAQFTEILEDWEVQYGSHRFSYKDLFEATKGFSERELLGKGGFGKVYRGVLPGSNVQVGVKRISHNSKQGMKEFVAEIGTIGQLRHPNLVRVLGYCRGKEELILVYDYMPNGSLDKFLYNKTEFILKWNQRFKIIKDVALALTYLHEEWAEVIIHRDIKASNVLLDAELNAKLGDFGLARCNKHEQDIQSTHVAGTLGYIAPELARSGKPTPSTDVYAFGAFCLEVACGRRPVEPKTSAKEMILVDWVYSFWMEGKILSATDPKLNEECKAEEVELVLKLGLLCSHSVAEGRPKMSQVLMYLKGQALLPENLNAHVKAQEGRGESENHAILCYSTPSLTITNSLMYTGR; the protein is encoded by the exons ATGAATCGAATCCTTGAAACCATGTTCTACAAATGCCATGTGGGAATATTTTTGCTCATGATCGAAGTTGCAGCTTCGATTGAAAATGGTTTTGTCTTCAATGGAAATTTCGATCTAGGTGGTGTAGCTGAGCTCTCTCAAAAGGGTCTCTTCAGGCTCACTAACTCCTCATCATTTGGTATTGGCCGTGCTTTCTTTTCTCAGCCACTGAGCTTCAAGAATTCATCGAACGGTACCTCAGTCTCCTTTTCTACCACTTTCGTATTTGCCTTCGTCGTTGATCAAGGGCGTCTCCCTGGTCATGGGATGGCCTTTATGATCGCACCTTCGAAGAACCTAACTGGAGCTTCATCAGCTCAAAATTTGGGCTTATTTAACTCCACAAATAATGGAGACCCGTCTAATCATGTAGTGGCCATTGAGCTAGACACGTTCCAAAATGAAGAGTTCAATGACATCAATGGTAACCATGTTGGCATCGACGTCAACAGCTTAGAATCAGTCAAATCTGCCCCTGCAGGTTATTTCGATAATGAAAATGGGGAATTCAAGAATCTTGTTCTTTCTAGTGGAGAACCAATGCAGGCTTGGGTGGAATATGATGCCCCAGAAACTCAACTTAATGTGACTTTAGCTCCAATCCATACAGGTAAGCCAAACCTCCCCCTTTTGTCTTTGAACATAGATATTTCACCGATCATTTTAGAGCAAATGTATGTGGGGTTTTCTTCCTCAACCGGCCAACTAGTACAATCTCATTATGTTTTGGGTTGGAGCTTTCGGCTTGATGGGAAAGCCCCAGAACTTGATCTTTCACAGCTTCCATCTTATAGTGGTAAAGAACAGCCCCAGAGGAAAGAAAGGGAATTGGTTGTCGGTTTGTCCGCAACCGGAGTAGTCCTGTTGATCATAGTTACAATCCCCATCAGCATC ATCCTTTGGAGGAGAAAAAAGGCTCAATTCACTGAGATACTAGAAGATTGGGAGGTGCAGTATGGATCTCATAGATTCTCGTACAAGGACTTGTTTGAGGCCACCAAAGGTTTTAGCGAAAGGGAGCTTCTCGGAAAAGGAGGTTTTGGAAAAGTATATAGAGGTGTGTTGCCTGGGTCAAATGTCCAGGTTGGAGTAAAGAGAATCTCTCACAATTCCAAACAAGGAATGAAAGAATTTGTTGCAGAGATTGGCACCATTGGTCAGCTGCGACACCCCAACTTGGTTCGAGTTCTCGGCTATTGTCGAGGCAAAGAGGAGCTCATTCTGGTCTATGATTACATGCCTAATGGCAGTCTTGACAAGTTCCTCTATAACAAGACTGAGTTCATTCTTAAATGGAATCAAaggtttaaaataatcaaagatgTAGCACTAGCACTCACATATTTGCATGAAGAATGGGCAGAAGTTATCATTCACAGAGATATCAAGGCTAGCAATGTGTTGTTAGATGCTGAATTAAATGCTAAACTTGGTGATTTCGGACTTGCAAGATGCAACAAACACGAGCAGGATATTCAATCCACTCATGTTGCTGGCACATTAGGCTACATTGCACCTGAGCTTGCTAGAAGTGGCAAACCAACTCCAAGCACAGATGTTTATGCATTTGGGGCATTCTGCTTGGAGGTTGCTTGTGGTAGAAGACCGGTGGAGCCAAAAACATCAGCGAAGGAGATGATTCTGGTGGATTGGGTTTACAGCTTTTGGATGGAAGGGAAGATCTTGAGTGCAACGGATCCTAAACTCAATGAAGAATGCAAAGCTGAGGAAGTTGAACTAGTTTTGAAACTTGGACTGCTTTGCTCACATAGTGTAGCAGAGGGCAGACCAAAAATGTCTCAAGTTCTGATGTACCTGAAAGGTCAAGCTTTACTCCCTGAAAATCTGAATGCTCATGTCAAGGCACAGGAAGGAAGAGGAGAGTCTGAAAATCATGCCATATTGTGTTACTCTACACCATCTCTAACAATCACCAATTCTCTCATGTACACAGGTCGTTGA
- the LOC133701449 gene encoding receptor-like protein EIX2 translates to MLRGSMSSIPVNILLLSLLLVVSVSLCFSYGSFTQGCSRIERDALLKFKHDLKDPSNRLASWAGFGGHCCTWRGVICDNVTGHVIELRLRSISFEDYLASSGASPQYEDYLKLILSGRINPSLVSLKHLRYLDLRNNDFGGVQIPKFIGLIGSLKHLDLSDAGFAGTIPHGLGNLSDLHYLNLHDYSSQFNVENLNWLSQLSSLEFLDLSLVHLGNVFNWLEVINTLPSLVELHLSYCQLPPAPPILYVNFSSLSILDLSSNYVDESAISMLNFPRWVSHLKTLLSLNLANNNFQGPIPNGLQNLTLLKALDLSINHFSSSIPEWLYGFEHLKLINLRSNNLQGVLSSSIGNMTSLISLDLSLNHELKFEGGIPGSFKKLCNLRALSLSNVKLNQDMAEVLEVLLGCVSEEVESLDLAGCLLFGQLTNHLGKFRNLAYLGLRSNSISGPIPMALGELVSLRILDLSDNKLNGTLPKSFGELTKLEEMDISHNLFQGEVSEVHFANLKNLRNFSAAGNQLNLIVSPDWIPPQLVFIDLRSWNVGPRFPKWVRPLEHLSYLDISNSSISSTIPIWFWTMSFRMEYLNLSHNQIQGVIPSKLKLDFTASYPLVDLSSNQFKGPLPSIFSNVGALDLSNNSFSGSMLNFLCHKIDELKNMQVLNLGENLLSGVIPDCWSSWQYLVAIKLSNNKLSGNIPDSIGALSLLESLHIRNSSLSGKLPISLKNCTKLITLDVAENELVGSMPAWIGKRFSSMVVLNMRANKFHGRIPRELCNLASLQILDLAHNRLSWSIPTCFNKLSAMATRNDSLGKIYLDSGSSTFDNVLLVMKGKVVEYSTILKFVRSIDLSSNALCGEIPEEVTRLSELQSLNLSQNSLTGRIPEGIGSLRYLESMDFSVNQLSGEIPRSMSDLTFLSHLNLSDNRLRGRIPSGTQLQSFGPSSFSGNELCGPPLSKNCSVDNNFHVEHEREEDDNGLKGRWFYVSMVLGFIVGFWGVVGPLMFNRRWRYVYYHFLDRLRDQIWWRFM, encoded by the coding sequence ATGCTACGGGGTTCAATGAGTTCAATTCCTGTTAACATTCTTCTCCTTTCCTTGCTCCTTGTAGTAAGTGTTAGTCTTTGCTTCAGCTATGGAAGCTTTACTCAAGGTTGCAGCCGGATTGAGAGAGATGCCCTTTTAAAGTTCAAGCATGATCTCAAAGACCCTTCAAACCGTCTTGCTTCTTGGGCTGGTTTTGGAGGGCATTGTTGCACTTGGCGTGGAGTCATTTGTGACAATGTAACTGGCCATGTCATTGAGCTCCGTCTAAGAAGTATTTCTTTCGAAGACTATCTTGCTTCTAGTGGTGCTTCCCCTCAATATGAAGATTATCTGAAGTTAATCTTGAGTGGTAGGATCAATCCTTCATTGGTCAGCTTGAAGCATTTGAGGTACTTAGACCTACGAAACAATGACTTTGGAGGAGTTCAAATTCCCAAATTCATTGGCTTGATAGGGAGCTTGAAACACCTTGACCTTTCAGATGCTGGGTTTGCAGGTACGATTCCTCACGGACTAGGAAATCTCTCAGATCTTCACTACCTTAATCTCCATGATTATTCTTCCCAGTTCAACGTTGAGAATTTAAATTGGCTCTCTCAACTTTCTTCACTAGAATTTCTTGATTTAAGTCTTGTGCATCTTGGTAACGTTTTTAATTGGTTAGAGGTGATAAACACACTCCCTTCTTTGGTAGAATTACACTTGTCATATTGCCAACTTCCTCCTGCTCCTCCAATTCTCTACGTTAACTTTTCATCCCTTTCTATTCTTGATTTGTCATCCAACTATGTTGATGAATCTGCAATTTCCATGCTAAACTTTCCTAGATGGGTTTCTCATCTTAAAACTCTTCTTTCTCTTAACCTggcaaataataattttcaaggtCCAATCCCGAATGGTCTTCAAAACTTGACATTGCTTAAGGCACTTGATTTATCTATCAATCACTTCAGTTCTTCTATACCCGAATGGTTGTATGGTTTCGAACATCTTAAGCTCATCAATCTTCGATCCAACAACTTGCAAGGTGTTCTATCAAGTTCCATCGGAAACATGACCTCCTTGATTAGCCTTGACTTGTCATTAAATCATGAGCTCAAATTCGAAGGAGGAATTCCGGGATCATTCAAAAAACTTTGCAATTTGAGGGCACTGTCCTTGTCAAACGTTAAACTGAACCAAGATATGGCTGAGGTCCTTGAAGTTCTGTTAGGATGTGTTTCGGAAGAGGTTGAGTCGTTAGACTTGGCTGGTTGTCTATTATTTGGTCAGTTGACCAACCATCTTGGGAAATTTAGGAATCTAGCTTACCTTGGTCTAAGGTCTAATTCTATTTCAGGTCCAATTCCAATGGCTTTAGGAGAATTAGTGTCCTTAAGAATTCTTGACCTCTCTGATAATAAGTTGAATGGAACTCTTCCAAAATCTTTTGGGGAGCTTACGAAGTTGGAAGAGATGGATATTTCTCACAATTTATTTCAGGGTGAAGTTTCTGAAGTTCACTTTGCAAACCTCAAAAATTTGAGAAACTTTTCTGCTGCCGGAAACCAGCTGAATTTGATAGTAAGTCCTGATTGGATTCCTCCTCAACTTGTGTTCATTGATTTGAGATCTTGGAATGTTGGGCCTCGATTCCCCAAGTGGGTTCGTCCACTTGAGCATTTGTCATATTTGGATATCTCTAACTCGAGTATTTCGAGTACTATTCCTATTTGGTTCTGGACCATGTCATTTCGAATGGAGTATTTAAATCTCTCCCACAATCAAATCCAAGGGGTGATTCCCAGTAAACTCAAGCTTGATTTTACTGCTTCCTACCCTTTAGTCGACTTGAGCTCGAATCAATTCAAGGGTCCATTACCAAGTATATTCTCTAATGTGGGTGCATTAGATCTCTCCAACAATTCATTTTCAGGTTCCATGCTCAACTTCTTATGCCATAAGATAGATGAGTTGAAGAATATGCAAGTTCTTAACCTCGGAGAGAATCTTTTATCTGGAGTGATACCAGATTGTTGGTCGAGCTGGCAATATTTGGTGGCGATAAAATTGAGCAACAACAAACTCAGTGGCAACATTCCTGATTCCATTGGAGCTTTGAGCTTGCTTGAGTCATTGCACATTCGCAACAGCAGCCTATCAGGTAAACTACCAATTTCGTTGAAAAATTGTACGAAGTTGATCACACTTGATGTTGCTGAAAATGAATTAGTCGGAAGCATGCCAGCATGGATTGGAAAGAGGTTCTCAAGCATGGTTGTCCTCAACATGCGAGCAAACAAGTTTCATGGCCGCATACCGAGAGAGCTATGCAATCTAGCTTCTTTACAAATCCTGGACCTTGCTCATAATCGCCTCTCGTGGAGTATACCAACTTGTTTCAATAAACTCAGTGCCATGGCTACAAGAAACGATTCTCTTGGAAAGATTTATTTGGACAGTGGATCGTCTACCTTTGACAATGTGCTTCTTGTGATGAAAGGAAAAGTTGTCGAGTACAGTACTATTCTTAAATTCGTAAGGAGCATCGACCTTTCCAGCAATGCTTTATGTGGGGAGATTCCTGAGGAAGTTACACGTCTCAGTGAATTACAATCTTTGAATCTATCCCAAAATTCCTTGACAGGAAGAATTCCTGAAGGCATAGGTTCCCTTCGATATTTGGAATCCATGGATTTTTCTGTAAACCAACTTTCTGGCGAAATCCCTCGAAGCATGTCAGATCTGACGTTTCTAAGCCATTTGAACTTATCCGACAATAGACTACGGGGAAGAATTCCTTCAGGGACTCAATTACAAAGCTTTGGTCCATCTAGTTTCAGTGGCAACGAGCTCTGTGGACCTCCACTCTCCAAGAATTGCAGCGTGGATAACAACTTTCATGTTGAGCATGAAAGGGAAGAGGATGACAATGGACTCAAGGGTAGGTGGTTCTATGTGAGCATGGTACTGGGTTTCATTGTGGGGTTCTGGGGTGTAGTCGGTCCTTTAATGTTTAATAGACGGTGGAGATACGTATATTATCATTTCTTGGACAGATTGAGAGACCAAATTTGGTGGCGTTTCATGTAA